ccagtaaatttccagcaaattttccaataaatcaaattttatccTAGCTgtaaaaagctattttttcCTAAGAAAGCTTTTATCTTCTAAGAGCAGGTTAAGAACAATTCGATATGTATGCTTGACACTTTACACCAATGCCACATACACGCAATGTAAATTTGACGTGCTCCCTATAATCCTACAagatttactaattttaatttccaactatgagctggaaatttttctcacgcAGAGTTTTCGAGAATTTTTCGGGTAGCGATTTCCTCCCTCAGGCCCAACCCCGTTCCCAAAGAGACAATTTTCTAGATTTCTCCgcggaacaaaaaaaaagtccctTCCTAATTTCTAAGAATGTTAGCGGGGTTCGCACAGAATTTCGCGTGAATAATTGATCTGGCAGAAGATGTGTTCGATGACTTTCGAAGGAAATCTGGGCGTCTGAGTGTGAATGAAAATGCAGATGAATTCGTATTTAAAAAAGAACCTAACTTTCTGAATCTTTAATTTGGGCAGTTCCAATATTCGATAATTGATTCAGCCTTTCCTTCGGTTGAATGGAGcatctctttttaaattttcatgcgATTAAGgtagtttttcctcaaaaaaattttaagttttaaaaagaaGTTGCGAAAAATTTCGGGTCATTCCCGCAGTGGCACAGGGTGCGGATGGAAAGCGAGCAGCGGAATACTCTGTAGGAAGAGTTTTTTACGCAATTTCATTCAGTTTATCTAAATAGCTTTCATCAGAGTATCAGAGACGTAACGGACGTTAACGGTTTGTGGTGATAAAAGTGAagtctgttttttttccatatttacGACGAaacacttgatttttttccgcgctttttcatttttatcattatttttcaaaatcaatttatttatcAGTTTTGCAACTTAAAGGCtaaaatttgcccaaatttgagGAACAATTATAGGTgctatttattttaaagtattaaTATCGTTATTCCAATGATATGGAAATTCTAGCttgaaatttaaggttttttttgtacaaaaattaatttaagagTGCGCGTCCATccacaaacagaaaaaaagccGAGGCAAGTTTTTTGCGAACATTTCTACGCACTGAGGTGAAATTtagtaaaacttggtgaaagtTTGGAGCGGATTCTCACATTTCACGTAAGTTGGTTtccaaatattatttttccttttttcatgttttgtttTCGATCGGAGGGATCTGAATTAAATGCGCTTCATGACTCTTAACATATATTTAACACTTTAATATTGTCTATACGGCAGTCTTGTTTAACAGTCACTACTCTTGTTCACACCATGGCTACAAGAAGATGGAAAACAttattcgatttttcagagctcTGTCAGCAATTGATTGTTTTTAACAACATTGATGTTGGATTACCTCCTTTTTTCGATACTTGGAATTTCTTAAGTAGGGCCTTTGCGGTAATTTGAAATTAGTGGCTTTGAGCGCTCATCTCATtcaatgtatgtatgtacaagAATGATTTTACGCGAGAATAACGAGACTATTTATTTGACGTGACCCTTATTTAAACTTCATTCAGGCGCTGGGTGTAGAAAGGGTATtttttggttgcggtgtctcagattctcagttgaatcagtgagaacgaaaacacacaaactcggTAACGCGAAAATGCTAAATTTCCTTAAAGACAGGTAATTTTCATGAAGgacattgaagttagcgcatatgttccaacttggaccttttaAAGTGTCAATAAgtgcttgtctttcggcagcaaaaatatttttcttaaactaccTTCTCCACCTATtctgcagttttgtgtgtgtcttgattaatttcattttttcgagttggtgtgctttcgttctcactgattcagttaacgtttcatccattatatGATGGAAGCGAATTTGTGGACtttgttggaaattttactgaaatttttttatgattttacgatgtcgaaaactaaaaatttcagagaattctcTAAACAGTATCCTCTCTAAGATATAAAGTAGCAgtaaagattctgaaacatcgcaaccaagaaatgccttttGTACACCTCAACTGTGTCAGCGCATGAAGATATATCCATCCACATAATAAaccccattttttaaaatttatgaagaatcatAGTCTTTGCCTCCTaaaatttctctctttcttgATTCTGTAGGTTCGAAAAGAATGGGCGTGCTTTTCCCTACTGACTCAGTTGACGTCAACGGTAATTGCCTGACCCCTGAACGGGCTCCTGCTGCTAAACCACCTTTCACGCTTGCCGATCTCCGGAAGGCTGTGCCGCCACACTGTTTCGAACGGAACCTCTTACGCTCTTTCAAATACGTCTTTTATGATCTctctgctctctttgctatcgcATACGCAGCCAGTTTCATCCCCTTGCTACCCCTCAGGCTGCAGTATGTCCTCTGGCCTACCTATTGGCTCGTGGCCGGCACGCTTATGCTCGGCGTTTGGATATTAGGTATGCTCTATTCTATCAATAAGACTTCCATATTTAGATGTGCTGCAACCGCataaacagaagaaaaaagttaaatcAGAATGCATCTGTAGCGATGAATGACTTTTAtgacattttcaatgaaatcatGGGAAAAAGGTATgataatttcaattttgttcCTGGCTGATTATGGTGCCGGTCAGAAGTGTAGTTGTGCTCGCCAAAAGTATGGTTAGGTCAGCCAGAAATGTGATGGAATCAAACCATACCTCTAACTGATGCAATTGCACTCCTGACCAATGCAAAAAGCAGACAGGAATGTAgttgaaataattatcattGCTTTTTCCCCCGTGAGATGTAAGGATTTCTAGTAAAACTCCCCATagagtaaatttttcaaaaatatttaagagtGATATTATTTTCAGAATCGCTGTTAAAGTTTACACGTTTTGTTATTCCTACCGTTGCATGCCCATCCCTTATCAGGGTCTttattttgtcaccttccgactaaaatatcacaagcgccatgcgacgtttaaacattttcgtcggcattttatttttttttcagagaaattgttaAACGCAGCGgtacaaaaatttcactgaattttcttcatacatatactgccgataaaattcaatgaacttttcaaacagattcagccaacaatttctttgtaaaaaaatataatggcgacggaaatttgTAATCGTCGCATCGCTCTTGtggtactttggccggaaggtgacgatttattaCCGGCGTGTGCGATTGATAACATTAGTGTACAATATAACGATTTTTGACAGGTCATGAGTGCGGTCACCACGCATTCAGTGACTACCGATGGGTTGACGACCTGGTGGGGTTCGTGCTTCATTCCTGCATGCTGACGCCGTACTTCTCGTGGAAGCTCTCACACGCCCGGCACCACGCCAACTCGGCCTCCGTGGAGCGCAACGAAGTCTACGTAGCCCGCAAGCGGGAGTCCGTGCCCTGGTTCGTCAGGTACTTTAACAACGCCCCCGGACGCATCTTCAACCTCACCGTCTCCCTCCTAGTTGGCTGGCCACTCTACCTCACCCTCAACGTTTCCGGGCGGAATTACGATAAGTAAGTTCGCTGTCAGATGTAAGCATGTGAAACTATAATACACCGTTGTGTTTAGTAGAGCTGCCAAAAATGTTCCCAGGAAAGGagtacaaatggacgtatttctgctaaatggAGCTAAGCGTCAAATTcggttccttttgaggattagAATCCGGGATAGCGCGTTCTTTCAAACGGATCTAAGCGTCATAGGAATGCATTGCATGATGTGAACATATAACGGGAAGAGCAAGTCATTCACCTGCACCCACCGAtccaaccccccctccccccaccgcCCTCCTTACCTTTAAGCTGCTTTGTTCTGTTTAGCAGAAACACgtataaataaaaaacagaTTCCTGTCATTCTTTGATAATTTCCtgctaaaaaaaatgtcatttcctTAAATGTCAATTTTACTCCAAAAATGAGCTTGGAGGCATTATTTCTGGCCACGTCTCGCACTTTTAAAGGGATTTCATGTTATAAACGTTTCTATGAGCGTCTTACAATCCGGATGTCCTGCCACTATGAGAGTGACCCGCATTCCTGGAGGACCTGGGGGGCCTCAGCGACCCCCAGAAAATGTATGCTCGTGATTCGTATGTGGCCGCTTAATGCCTTATACTATTGTATAAGTTCTTGTTtaccctagagtacctgtatagcgagagtatggacagatgtgaaactcaaaaaatccaacaggccttcaccgatgcttctgcgaataaagttagggcccagaaatgcagccaacctatgaatttcaagtattcagagcgatttactaatactattgtcacgaaccatcgtttattaagcacgtgtttgactcagtttttgcataaatttacaaaatattgtggaagaacgctcatttctgtacattcttggctaTCTTGGTTacaattggaatctgcagactggcagtgaaattttgtgcgttagaagttggttagaagggtggctacacttttgggccctaagaccttcatgaagcgatctgtccatactctcgctatacaggtactctagtttacCCATGCACGCCACCATATCTAAGAGGTCGTTTCCTTTTCCGCAGATTCGCCAACCACTTCTACCCTTCGAGCCCGATCTACCCGGAATCCAAGCGCTTCCTGATCTTCTTGTCCGACGTGGGGGTGGCAGTCGCCTCCTACGGGCTCTGCCAGCTGGCCCTGACGCACGGACTCCCTTGGCTCCTCCGCATGTACGCCGCCCCCCTCCTCGTCTGCAACGCCTGGCTCGTCACCGTCACGTACCTCAACCACACGCACCCCGCCCTCCCCCACTACGACTCCTCCGAGTGGGACTGGCTCCGTGGCGCCCTCTCCACCGTCGACCGGGACTTCGGCTTCCTCAACCACGTCTTCCACCACGTCACCGACTCCCACATCGCACACCACCTCTTCCCGCAGATGTCCCACTACCACACTGTCGAGGCCACCAAGGCACTCAGGCCGATACTCGGGGAGTACTTCGTCTTCGATGGAACGCCCATCTGGGAGTCCCTGTACAGGGAGACCAAGAAGTGCGTCTATGTTGAGCCTGATGAGCGCAGCAAGGGTGTTTGGTGGTTCAGTAATAAATTGGAGTAGTCTCTGGCTGCGCAAGAGTTGGTCAGATAGGTAGAAACGATTTAAATGTTATTCAGGGATGCTGAACTtaggattttttaaatttgtgtaaatttagggatttttaaataattagtGAGTTTTAGATATACTGACTAGTTGTTATGATTAACGGTTGGTTTCGCTAATCATGTTATAGAGTTTGTAATGAGATAATTATTTCGGCACCAGTCAATCTTTTTGAGTCAGGATTGACAAACTGACTAAGGAATGATCGATAAAGGATAAAACTAGAGTTCAGGCGAAATAGCTTGTATTGACGTGATGAaggcacatatcgacggtgaaactaccaaaccacgtatctcgatttgcgacgtcgcagacttcctgtcatactttatttcttaaatgaaaaactacttaacgtccagtcttgaaaatttctatgatttttcctcttcgtgcggagaaaattctgtgaaaatttcaaggaatgatattgatttggtctacttcaaaaaaataaaatgtgagcgtagatttttaaacaccgcaaacgagatacgtggtttggtagtttcaccgtcgatatcacAGATTTCACAAATTAAATGTCACTAGGTTACACAGCGTTAAAGTTGAAGTGAAAAGTTGCACTACTGATGGAATAAAACCGATGAGAGAAAGAGACACGGGTCGTGGGTCGTAGGGATGTTAAAGACCAGAGAGAGTTGCACAGGTCGTGGGTCGTAAGATGGTAAAAGACCTCGATTTTTAGGCAATAACCCACGCTTATATAGTCTTGCTGACGTCacgggtggtgagacaacaaggctacgcgtgattggttggctataaTCTATGTAGGTATCAGTTGCAAGTCTAGTAATTAATTTTATGGGACATTATTAAAGATTGTACAGGGATAAagtgaaaaagttgaaaataaggACTGGATTGACTGAAACTAGCGTTAAAAATGGAAATCgaaaaatgttagggaaaaaatATGCTGAGGTGTTGACACTAGTGTTACAAAGCTACGGCTCACGCACAGCTCCGGAGAAAAGTATGGAACTTTTTGTTGAGATTGGAAATTGGGTGGCTTTAAAAGTTAAGAAATTTTAGATAGTTTagatattttgaagattttgatcATTCTTAGCTTTCATAGTTATCACTCATAGATACGGGCAAAAAGTTTGAATcttaattcgaaaaaaaattggctgtcGTGGTGATGCTTGTCGAAAATTTTTGTAGCGATTTATttgttcctttaaaaatatgtttatgTGTATTTGAAATAAGAAAACCTGTGATAATGTGATGAAATGATGTTTCTTGGATCCTAAATAGGATAATGAGGTCATTCAGGTCATCTGGCTGTGTTTTACGCGTATACTAGTTGTTAATCAGTATTCCATGTATGTGACTTATTCTTTAggtttgaaaattaaataaaacattatttattttctcaaagtttcattttatcatcagtAAGTTTATATCCTCACTAACCAAAAATCTAAACATATTATTTGGACAAAAAGTAACGTGCAGTGAGTCAGTGGTACCGAAGAGTACCAAATGGTGATTATCTTTCGATTGTAACCAAAGTTTTGGTATCTAACCAGATAATACCTCAGAAAGTAGAGCTACGTATTCAAATCTGCATTGAAGGACTCATTGCGTCATAATATCCTCGTAGAAAACTTCTGCAGTTACTTCGGCGTATTAGCTGTAAAAGGAACTCTGTGAGGATGAATTATATAAAAAAGCAATGTGCAAATACTACGTACGTAGTTCGTTTTGATTTATTTCACTTGCACTTAGTTCTAGTTAGATATCCATTTTCATATTCATCTGAAGCATATCAAAAATCCTCACTACCACTGCACTGTAAATATACATCTAATTCTTTTCAGAGAGGAGCTGATCAAACATTCAATTCTGTACTTCATCATTTCACACCCATGCGGAGTTGCATGGGTATCTACTAatgttaaatatttaaattagcTTGAAATGGGATGCAATAATTTGAGACGACGGCGACGAATGTAAGAAAAATGATGCAATTATACGAGAGAGTAAATGTACTCAATCATTTTACTTTCTCCGGATTCAAATAAACAATGAACAAATAAACAAAGTTCGCCGGGAAGGACCTTAAAGTACAATGCACTatgttacaaatttttttgcaatattctctttttttcaaacaagTAGGAAGTTTTGGAAGTTGCTGTTTTTAGAAACAAAAACTGATgatt
This window of the Bemisia tabaci chromosome 3, PGI_BMITA_v3 genome carries:
- the LOC109043505 gene encoding uncharacterized protein, which produces MGVLFPTDSVDVNGNCLTPERAPAAKPPFTLADLRKAVPPHCFERNLLRSFKYVFYDLSALFAIAYAASFIPLLPLRLQYVLWPTYWLVAGTLMLGVWILGHECGHHAFSDYRWVDDLVGFVLHSCMLTPYFSWKLSHARHHANSASVERNEVYVARKRESVPWFVRYFNNAPGRIFNLTVSLLVGWPLYLTLNVSGRNYDKFANHFYPSSPIYPESKRFLIFLSDVGVAVASYGLCQLALTHGLPWLLRMYAAPLLVCNAWLVTVTYLNHTHPALPHYDSSEWDWLRGALSTVDRDFGFLNHVFHHVTDSHIAHHLFPQMSHYHTVEATKALRPILGEYFVFDGTPIWESLYRETKKCVYVEPDERSKGVWWFSNKLE